Genomic segment of Pseudothermotoga hypogea DSM 11164 = NBRC 106472:
GCTGATCAAGAACGGTTTCAAGAGAGATCCCAAGACTGGAAAATGGCTGTTGCCGGATGGCAAACCCTGGACCATCACGATCTTGACGACCACGAACCCTGCGCATCCAAGTTACAGAAACGGCTTCGCTGCTTCGCAGGCTTGGAAGAAGTTTGGAATCGATGTCACTGTCATGACCAGTGATGCTCTGGCCACGTTGGGTCAACGTGGAGAGTTCGAAGTGACCACTGACTGGCCTGCTGCAGAGCCGTGGGGAGGTCACCCTGACCTGTTCAGAGTGCTGGACCCATTCAGTTCTCAGTACCTTGTGCCCATAGGAGAAAATGCACCATGGGGTAACTACGGACGTTGGAGCAACCCAAAGATGGACTCTGTCATTGCTAAGCTCAAGGACACCGATTGGAACGACACAGAAAGCATCATAAATGTGGGCTTAGAAGGTCTCAAGTTGTTGATCGAGGAAATGCCGACCATACCGACATTCAACTATCCAGGTGTCGTGGCGTGGGACGAATACTACTGGACGAACTATCCAGGTGCCGAGAACATGTACTGTCAGCCGTACCATCACTGGCCAAACTTCAAGTACATGCTCCCATTCTTGAAGCCGACGGGTAGGAAATAACTCCACGCTGGGGCGCCCGCGCCCCAGCATTTTCAAAGGAGGTCGGAGCTTTGAGATTCTTCAAAACGTATCTCCTTCCAAGAATTCTCATGTATTTTCTTGTGATCGTTGTTGGAGTCACGATCGTTTTCATCATACCCAGATTGCTCCCCATAGACCCCATCCAACAGATGATCGGACAGATCACCTCGACCGGGGCCTATCTGGACCCAAAGACGTTGGATTACATGATAGAAACACTCAAGGAACTGTACGGGTTGAAGGGTACACTTTGGGAACAGTACTGGGGTTTTTGGAGAAGATTGTTGAAGGGAGATTTCGGACCGTCTTATTATCAATTTCCTGTACCCGTCATCTCGCTGATAAGACAATCCTTGCCATGGACACTCGGGCTCTTGCTGACTACTACAGTGGTCTCCTGGATTTTGGGTAACGTCTTGGGAGCCCTGGGAGGTTATTTTCCTCAGAAAAGTTGGGCGAAAATCCTCGACGTGATCTCCATGGTAATAAGACCCATGCCTTACTATGTTCTGGCTTTGTCGTTGCTCTTACTCTTCGCATACTTGATTCCAATCTTTCCTCTGGGTGGGGGGTTTCTCATAGGAGGCAGGATAAGTTTCGATCTTAGAAGCATTCTCATACTGCTCAAGCACGCTTTTCTACCGGCGATGTCTTTGATACTCATAGGTGTCTTTCTCTGGTTTCAGGCCATGAAGCTCGTTGTTCAAAGCGTGAAGAACGAAGACTTCGTCTCTTATGCACGGCTCGGAGGCCTGAGCCAATCAAAAATCGTGAGTAGATATGTCATGAGAAACGCGATGCTCCCGCAAATCACAGGTTTGGCCCTTTCGTTGGGCCAGATATTCAGTGGTGCACTGATCACGGAGATCGTTTTCTCTTACCCGGGTTTAGGCACGTTGCTTTACAATGCGATCTTCACGGGTGATTACAACCTACTGATGGGCATAATGACCATGTC
This window contains:
- a CDS encoding ABC transporter permease codes for the protein MRFFKTYLLPRILMYFLVIVVGVTIVFIIPRLLPIDPIQQMIGQITSTGAYLDPKTLDYMIETLKELYGLKGTLWEQYWGFWRRLLKGDFGPSYYQFPVPVISLIRQSLPWTLGLLLTTTVVSWILGNVLGALGGYFPQKSWAKILDVISMVIRPMPYYVLALSLLLLFAYLIPIFPLGGGFLIGGRISFDLRSILILLKHAFLPAMSLILIGVFLWFQAMKLVVQSVKNEDFVSYARLGGLSQSKIVSRYVMRNAMLPQITGLALSLGQIFSGALITEIVFSYPGLGTLLYNAIFTGDYNLLMGIMTMSIFVITTSILVIDLLYPIFDPRVRYR